One Danio aesculapii chromosome 11, fDanAes4.1, whole genome shotgun sequence genomic region harbors:
- the acot8 gene encoding acyl-coenzyme A thioesterase 8 yields MAERGSESPIGNEVNHGSKSSEPDLRSVLVTSVLNLEKLDTDLYRGTHHWVPRTKRLFGGQIVGQALVAAANSVAEHLYAHSLHCYFVRAGDPKVPVLYQVERTRDGRSFCVRSVKAIQHGQPILILQASFHMQQPSPLEHQFSMPSVPPPDTLLTVEELIQRFLSKPDLADNTRQGLNKIRADEVPIEIKPVNPPDFFRRVAMEAKTLIWVRARGYIGPGDMKLHRCVAAYVSDYAFLGTALLPYPNYRSQFSASLDHAMWFHSTFRADEWMLYECESPWSGGSRGFVQGRLWRQDGVLAASCAQEGVIRVKEVSPSKL; encoded by the exons ATGGCTGAACGCGGTAGTGAATCTCCGATTGGAAATGAAGTAAATCATGGGTCTAAATCAAGTGAACCTGATCTCAGAAGTGTCCTGGTTACAAGTGTGTTGAATTTAGAGAAGCTCGACACCGACCTGTACAG AGGGACACACCACTGGGTGCCCCGCACTAAGCGGCTCTTCGGGGGCCAGATTGTGGGACAGGCTCTTGTAGCTGCAGCCAATTCAGTCGCTGAACACCTCTATGCTCATTCACTGCACTGCTACTTTGTCAGAGCAG GGGACCCGAAGGTGCCGGTGCTGTACCAGGTGGAACGGACCCGCGATGGCCGCAGTTTCTGTGTGCGATCGGTGAAGGCCATCCAGCACGGTCAGCCCATTCTCATCCTCCAGGCATCGTTTCACATGCAGCAGCCCAGTCCTCTGGAGCACCAGTTCAGCATGCCCAGCGTCCCTCCGCCAGACACTCTGCTGACCGTGGAGGAGCTCATACAGCGCTTCCTCAG taaaccaGATCTGGCAGATAACACTCGGCAGGGTCTGAATAAAATACGAGCTGATGAAGTTCCTATAGAGATCAAACCAGTCAATCCACCTGACTTCTTTAGACGTGTTGCTATGGAGGCAAAAACACTGATCTGGGTGCGAGCGAGAGGATATATAG GGCCTGGCGATATGAAACTGCACCGCTGTGTGGCCGCGTATGTGTCCGACTATGCTTTCCTGGGGACGGCGCTGCTACCGTACCCGAACTACAGGTCGCAGTTCTCGGCCTCCCTGGATCACGCCATGTGGTTTCACAGCACATTCAGAGCAGACGAGTGGATGCTGTACGAGTGTGAAAGCCCCTGGTCAG GAGGCAGCAGAGGCTTTGTCCAGGGCCGCTTGTGGAGACAGGATGGAGTTCTGGCAGCTTCCTGCGCACAAGAGGGAGTGATACGAGTGAAGGAGGTGTCACCGAGTAAATTATAG